The window CTCGCCGCCTACCTTCAACCGCATCCGGTCCGATACCTGGGCGTTGAGCGTCACCCGGCGCTGGTTGAACTCGCCCGCCAGACCCTCGCCACATTGACCTCCGACGCCTCGCTCCTGGACGCCGATCTTTTCAGCTCGCGCGTCGACGATGCCGGACCCTTCACGTTGGCCATCGCCATCGGCGCGCTGGTCGATGGCCGCGCGGCGACCCCCGCGGAGCGGGCTCGCCGCGCCTCCAGGCACGTGCAACGGGTGTTGGCGCTGGCCGGGCAGGGCGCTGTGCTCTTTGTTCTCGACCAGGCCGCGCTCGACGCTGACCCGATCCGCAGCCTTGAGCCGGCGTTGCTCGGCATGTACGAGCACGAGCTTCGTGCCATCGCCACCGAGAAGAGCTGGCACATGGCTCTCTCTCAACCCATCGCCGGGGAGTGGATGATTGCTGCTGGCGAGCGCGCAGAAAACTTCGATGCCCTCGCGGCGCGCGCGGCTTGCGTCGAGCGCGTACTTGAGCGCTGGCAGCAGGCCGGAGGCCACGACCGGGCGGACCATACCTGGCTGTGGTGGGTGGCCGGTGAGCAGAAACGTGCGCTCGACACCTTTGCCCGGGTGCCGCAGAACCATCCCCGCCACGCGTTACTCAAAGCGCGCCTCGAGCTGATGGACGGTGAGTTGTGACCGTTGATTAAATACGGCCGACGTCAGTGGGGTGCGTGTTGCGCCAGCTGGCGAGCTTGCACGCTGCCGCGCAGCGTCTGTTGCTCCGGCCGCACCGGTAAATACACCGTAAACAGCGAGCCGCGCCCCTCTTCGCTATCGACCTTGATGTAGCCCCCGTGCATCTCGGCAAAACGTTTGGCTACTGCCAGGCCCAACCCGATACCTCGTTTGTTGAATTCGAATTGCCCCGAGGAGTGGTGGCCGGTGTTAAAGGTGCTGAAGAACACATCGAAGATCTGCGCGATATCATCATCGGAGATCCCCACACCACTGTCCCGTACCGTCAGCGCCAGTACCTCCGGATCATCCGATAGGCCGATGTCCAGCGTGATGACCTGATTGTCGTACGAGAACTTGATCGCGTTCATCAGCAGGTTCAGACACATGTCATTGAGCTTGTCCTCGTCGGCCAGAATGCTCTGGGCCTCCGGGGCGACGATGGTCTCCAGGCGCTGATGTCGTTTTTGCAAAAAGGGCTCGAGCTGATCCTGGAGCGAGTCCACGAACTTGCGCACGTCTACCCATTCCAGATCCAGCGCCTCACCGGAGCCATCATCACCGAGCATCTTGAAGATGCGGTTGGAGATGTTCTTGAGCCGAACCGCGCTGGAGTCGATCCCGCTGAGCGCCTTCGATGCGACCGAGGAGAGGTCATCCCCGAGCTCTTTGCGCAGCAGGAAGGTGTAGCCAAACACGATCGCAATCGGGGTGTTCAGCTCATGGCTGACCACCTCCATAAAGACGTTTTTGACTCGGTCGAGCAGTTTGAGCTCTTCATTGGCGGCGCTCAGCAGCGCGTTCTGCTCTTCGAGCTGCTCGTTGGCCTCGCGCAGCTGCGAGAGGAGCTCGCGTCGCTCGCGCTGCGCCCGGTAATACTCGAAGGCCTGCGCCACAAAGAGCCGCAGCTCCACCGGCTTCCAGGGCTTGGAGATGTAGCGGTAGACGTGCCCTTCGTTGATCGCATCGATCACATCTGAGATGTTCGAGTACCCGGTAAAAAGCACGCGCACGATCTCGGGGTGCTCCTCGCGAAGCTCGGCCAGAAACTCAATGCCTGACATCTTGGGCATACGCTGGTCGGTCATCACCACTTGCACGTCGTGCGCGGCGATGAGCTTGAGCGCTTCCTCCACCGACTGAGCGGTGAGCACGGTGTACTCTTTGCGAAAGAGGCGCGCGATCGCGTCGAGGATATCCGGCTCGTCGTCGACCACCAGAAAGGTCCCCCGAGACTGCGCACCCGAAAAGCTGGTCATAACATCACCCGTTGAGCGCTCGGACCCAGGGGATCGGGCCCCCGAGCGCGGTTGCCGCGCGCGGGTCGCATATTCAAGGCGACCGGGCTGCTGCGCCGCGGAACGTAGGTCGGTATCGAAGTGAAGCGAAGACTAACAGATGCTTTCCCGGCGTAAAAGGTCTATTGACCCCTTCCACACGACTTCTTGCTTCAGGTCAGCACTTGCCATTTGGCAGGGTCTAAAAATGGCAAGGCCGGGGGTGGCGGAGGCATAAGCCCCGCCCCCCCCCTCTCCGGGAACCCTTAGTCCTCGCTGTCTTCCAGGAGCTTCACGAAGGTCGATTCGCCAATGATCGCAATCTCCCCACCTTCGGCGTTGAACTTCTCGGCTTTTTTGAGCTTGCTGGAGCGCCACCCGCCTTCAAATCGCTCCATATCGGCGTCGCCCATCACCAGATAGTCGAGGTCTTTGACCACCGAGGAGGGGCAGTCACCTCCGCGTTTCTCCACCTCGGCCTGCGCCTCCTTACGGGTCATCGACTCCATGGCTCCGGTGAAGAGCACGCGTTTGCCAGCCAGGGGAGAGCCTTCCACCGCAGGCGCTTCACGCGGAGTGGGGAAGACCAGGGTGATATGGGCGAGCAGGTCGTCGATAAGTTCGGCGTTCTCTTCCAAACCGCGGGTTACTGACTCGGCAATCACCTCGCCAATGGTATGCACCTCGGCAAACGCTTCCGCCTCCACCGCGCGAATGGCGTCCATCGAGTCGTAGCGTTCGGCAAGGATGGCGCTCACATGTTTGCCGAGTTCGTGGATCCCCAGCGCCTGCAAGAACTTCTCGACCTCCACCTCTTTCCGACCTTCGATGCGATCGATGAGCTTGTTCGCCAGGATTTCTCCGACCCGCTCCAGCCCCATCAACTCCGAGGCACTCAGCGTAAAGAGATCGACCGGCGAGGTGACGAGCTCGGCGTCGTAGAGCTGTTCGAGGAGTTTGGGGCCGAAGCCTTTGATCTCCATGCGGCTGACAAAATGTTCGATCTGGCGGATCTTCGCCGCGCGGCAATTCTCGCTGTGGTTGGCCATCAGCACATCGTTCTGCCGTTCGGTGGGCGCGCCGCACTCCGGGCAGGCGCTCGGAACCACAACCGGCTCCTCACCGGCCTCCAGCACCCGTTCCAGGTTTGGAATGACGCCGCCACGGCGCATCATCAGCACCTTCGAGCCCAGGGTGAGCCCTTGTTCGCCGCCCAGGTGCTCCATGATCGCCAGGTTATGCAGGCTTACCCGGGTGACCGTTGCCCCGGAGAGCACCACAGGGTCCACGATCCCCACCGGGTTGATCGCCCCGGTGCGCGAGACGTTCCACACCACGTCGCGCAGCACGCTCTCGCCGGCGTCGCCCTGAAACTTATAGGCGATCGCCCAGCGCGGGTGATGCGCAGTCGAGCCCAGGCGGCGTTGCTCGGCGATGCTGTTGGCCTTGTAAACCACCCCGTCGGTTTCGTAGCCGAGCTGGCCTCGCCGTTTGGCGATATCGTCGTAGGTGGCCTGAATGGCCTCGCTGCTAACCTGGAAGGTCTCCGGCGTCTCAAAGCCCAGGGCCTTGAGACGCGCCATTTTCTCGGCCTCGCTTTCAAAGTCTTCGCCCAGCAGGTCAAAGGCGAAGAAGCGAAGCTCGTAATCGGCGGTCTTCTCGGCATCTTTGAGCTTGAGTGCGCCGGCGGTCAGATTACGGGGGCTTGCGTAGTCGTGTTTGAACTTCCGCTCGAACACCTCCACAGGCATATACGCCTCACCGCGGACCTCAATGGAGGAGGCGTCGACCTTGAGCGGCAACTTCTTAATGCGACGCACCTGCTCGGTGATGACCTCGCCCACGCTGCCCGTGCCCCGAGTCGCCGCAACGCTCAGGCGCCCCTGCGCGTCGTAGCGAAAGCACCCGGCAACGCCGTCGACCTTGGGTGTGACGACGACATCGCCCTGAAACTTCTCGTACCACTTTAAGAGTGTGGCCTCGTCATACGCTTTATCCAACGAGAGCATCGGCGGATCATGGATGAGCTTTTCGGCGTTCGGATCGATGGCGTCCACGTCGGCCCCGGCCGGTCCGATCTGAGCGAGCACCTCACTCTCGGGGGCTTTGCGACGCAGCGCTTCCACCAGGCGATCAAACGATTCATCGCTGATCTCCGGGGCGTCATCCACCCAGTACTTCCGGTTGTGGTAACGCACCTGCTCTTCGAGCTCGATTATCGAAAGGTCTTCCCAGGTCGGGGCGCTCATCGTCCTGCTCCGCGTCATCAGATCTGCGTTTATGGCTTTGCTGCCTTCAGGGGCATGGCCGGGAGTTATGGCGCGAGCCGGACGTTTGCTCAAGGCCGAACCTTGGTCCTGAAGCGGGGGCTTTAATGCTTTTCCCTGAAAATGGGCGATCGCGGAAAGAATGCGCCAGGCCCGACCGTTACCTGCGTGAGATGGCCCCCCGGCGGCGGGCGTCAGTCGTAATTCATACAAAAGTGTATGGATTGGCCGAAAGCGCCTTGAATGCGTACGTTTGAGTATGCTATCGAGCCGCCCGGAGCGTTCGGCGCTCTTCGTTGTTTTTTCCCGCTCCAGCAGACCGAGGTTTTGATGAAGATCACAGCGCTTGAAGAGTACGGGTTGCGCTGCATGCTCCGGGTGGCCGAGCAGCCCCCTGGTGAGTCGATCTCCGCGCAGGCCGTCGCCGACCTGGAGGGAATGTCATTGCCTTACACGCAGAAGATCTTGCGCACCCTGGCGCAGGGCGGCCTCATCGACTCGCGCCGCGGCGCTCAGGGCGGCTTCCTACTGGCTGCGCCTGCCGAAGAGCTCAGCCTGGGCGACGTCATCCGCGTGCTCGGAGGCCTCTTCGAAGTCGAAGATATCTGCGAGCGACATACCGGCGAACTTGAGCGTTGCGCACGCGGCTGCGGATGTTCGATTCGGCCGGTCTGGTCGTACATTTCCAACTTTGTCATTGAGACCCTCGACGGGATCTCGTTGGCGACGCTCCTGGCGGACGAAGCCAGTGTGCGGCGCCACCTGAGCCGTCAGCACCTTACGCACTCGGAGCGACCTGCGCCGCAGGGCTCGTCACATTGAGCTTCAACACGCCGCAGGCTTGCTCCCCAGGCATCACCAACCCCGAGGTAAGACGATGAGTTCAAATATCGAGTCCATGCTGGATCGCCCCTATAAGTACGGGTTCGTCTCGGACATTGAGACCGAGACGATCCCCCCGGGCCTCAACGAAGACGTCATCCGTCTGATCTCGGCCAAGAAAAACGAGCCGGAGTTCATGCTTGAGTTCCGCCTCAAAGCCTACCGGCACTGGCTCACCCTGGAGGAGCCCGAGTGGGCCAACGTCCACTACGAAAAGCCGAACTTCAACGACATCATCTACTACGCGGCGCCCAAGCAGAAAGAGAAGAAGGCCAGCCTGGATGAGGTTGATCCCGACATCCTCGAGATCTACGAGAAGCTCGGCATTCCGCTGCATGAGCAGAAGATGCTCCAGAATGTCGCCGTCGATGCCGTCTTCGACTCGGTGTCGGTGGCCACCACCTTCAAGAAGCGCTTGAGCGAAGCGGGCGTCATTTTCTGCTCCTTCTCCGAGGCGGCTCAAGAGCATCCCGAGCTGATCAAAAAGTACCTGGGCTCGGTCGTGCCTTATACCGACAACTTCTACGCTGCGCTCAACTCGGCGGTCTTCACCGACGGCTCCTTCGTCTTCATCCCGAAAGGTGTGAAATGCCCCATGGAGCTCTCGACCTACTTCCGCATCAACACCCAGAACACCGGACAGTTTGAGCGCACGTTGATCGTCTGCGAAGACGGCGGCCACGTCAGCTACCTGGAGGGGTGCACCGCGCCGCAGTTCGACACCAATCAGCTTCACGCTGCCGTCGTCGAATTGGTGGCTCTGGACGATGCCGAGATCAAATACTCCACCGTCCAGAACTGGTACGCCGGGGATGAGGAAGGGAAGGGCGGCATCTACAACTTCGTGACCAAGCGCGGGCTCTGCGCTGGCCGCCGCTCCAAGATCTCCTGGACCCAGGTTGAAACCGGCTCGGCCATCACCTGGAAGTACCCCTCCTGTATCCTCAAGGGGGATGAGTCCATTGGCGAGTTTTACTCGGTGGCGCTGACCAACAACATGCAGCAGGCAGACACCGGCACCAAGATGGTGCACATCGGCAAGAATACTCGCTCCACCATCATCTCCAAGGGCATCTCCGCGGGCCGCTCGCAGAACAGCTACCGCGGGCTCGTCAAGATCGCCCCGGGAGCCGACGGCGCGCGAAACTACTCCGAATGCGACTCCATGCTCATCGGAGACCGCTGCGGCGCGCACACCTTCCCCTATATCGACGTGCGCAACCCCACTGGAAAGGTGGAGCACGAGGCCTCGACCTCGCGCATCGGCGAAGATCAGATCTTCTACTTCCAGCAGCGCGGCATCGACATGGAAGACGCCATCTCGATGATCATCAACGGCTTCTGCAAAGACGTCTTCCAGGAGCTGCCGATGGAGTTCGCCGTCGAAGCCCAGGCGCTGCTCGGCATCAAACTCGAAGGCTCTGTCGGCTAAGCCGGAAGCTCATCACGTACAGAGGCGGCCCTGTGGCCGCCCACCTCTCTTCAAACACGACGAGCGCGTCCCCTGACCGCGCTCAGACATCGAAGGACGCATTATGCTACTGCAAGTCAAAGATCTACGAGCCACGGTCGGCGAGGAGACGATTCTTAAAGGCGTCAACCTCACAGTAAACCCCGGCGAGGTGCATGCGATTATGGGCCCGAACGGTAGCGGTAAGAGCACGCTGACCAAGGTTCTCGCAGGCCACCCCTCCTATGAAGTCTCCGGCGGCGAAGTCACCTTTGAGGGCAACGACCTCTTTGAACTTGAGGCCGACGAGCGCGCCCGCGCCGGACTTTTCCTGGCCTTCCAGTACCCGGTCGAAGTCCCCGGCGTCTCCAACGCGGCCTTCCTGCGCCAGGCCTACAACGCGAAGCAAATCGCCAACGGCCTCGACGAACTCGACCCGCTTGAGTTCGACGACTACGTCCGCGAGCGCATGAAGCTCGTCGAAATGGA of the Lujinxingia sediminis genome contains:
- a CDS encoding class I SAM-dependent methyltransferase, which produces MNPQGDYYQELSSAAEPAQRAGWRHRLEQWLRFELATAALRPHPGDHLVDLGCGPAALAAYLQPHPVRYLGVERHPALVELARQTLATLTSDASLLDADLFSSRVDDAGPFTLAIAIGALVDGRAATPAERARRASRHVQRVLALAGQGAVLFVLDQAALDADPIRSLEPALLGMYEHELRAIATEKSWHMALSQPIAGEWMIAAGERAENFDALAARAACVERVLERWQQAGGHDRADHTWLWWVAGEQKRALDTFARVPQNHPRHALLKARLELMDGEL
- a CDS encoding hybrid sensor histidine kinase/response regulator, translated to MTSFSGAQSRGTFLVVDDEPDILDAIARLFRKEYTVLTAQSVEEALKLIAAHDVQVVMTDQRMPKMSGIEFLAELREEHPEIVRVLFTGYSNISDVIDAINEGHVYRYISKPWKPVELRLFVAQAFEYYRAQRERRELLSQLREANEQLEEQNALLSAANEELKLLDRVKNVFMEVVSHELNTPIAIVFGYTFLLRKELGDDLSSVASKALSGIDSSAVRLKNISNRIFKMLGDDGSGEALDLEWVDVRKFVDSLQDQLEPFLQKRHQRLETIVAPEAQSILADEDKLNDMCLNLLMNAIKFSYDNQVITLDIGLSDDPEVLALTVRDSGVGISDDDIAQIFDVFFSTFNTGHHSSGQFEFNKRGIGLGLAVAKRFAEMHGGYIKVDSEEGRGSLFTVYLPVRPEQQTLRGSVQARQLAQHAPH
- the ligA gene encoding NAD-dependent DNA ligase LigA encodes the protein MSAPTWEDLSIIELEEQVRYHNRKYWVDDAPEISDESFDRLVEALRRKAPESEVLAQIGPAGADVDAIDPNAEKLIHDPPMLSLDKAYDEATLLKWYEKFQGDVVVTPKVDGVAGCFRYDAQGRLSVAATRGTGSVGEVITEQVRRIKKLPLKVDASSIEVRGEAYMPVEVFERKFKHDYASPRNLTAGALKLKDAEKTADYELRFFAFDLLGEDFESEAEKMARLKALGFETPETFQVSSEAIQATYDDIAKRRGQLGYETDGVVYKANSIAEQRRLGSTAHHPRWAIAYKFQGDAGESVLRDVVWNVSRTGAINPVGIVDPVVLSGATVTRVSLHNLAIMEHLGGEQGLTLGSKVLMMRRGGVIPNLERVLEAGEEPVVVPSACPECGAPTERQNDVLMANHSENCRAAKIRQIEHFVSRMEIKGFGPKLLEQLYDAELVTSPVDLFTLSASELMGLERVGEILANKLIDRIEGRKEVEVEKFLQALGIHELGKHVSAILAERYDSMDAIRAVEAEAFAEVHTIGEVIAESVTRGLEENAELIDDLLAHITLVFPTPREAPAVEGSPLAGKRVLFTGAMESMTRKEAQAEVEKRGGDCPSSVVKDLDYLVMGDADMERFEGGWRSSKLKKAEKFNAEGGEIAIIGESTFVKLLEDSED
- a CDS encoding RrF2 family transcriptional regulator, with product MKITALEEYGLRCMLRVAEQPPGESISAQAVADLEGMSLPYTQKILRTLAQGGLIDSRRGAQGGFLLAAPAEELSLGDVIRVLGGLFEVEDICERHTGELERCARGCGCSIRPVWSYISNFVIETLDGISLATLLADEASVRRHLSRQHLTHSERPAPQGSSH
- the sufB gene encoding Fe-S cluster assembly protein SufB, yielding MSSNIESMLDRPYKYGFVSDIETETIPPGLNEDVIRLISAKKNEPEFMLEFRLKAYRHWLTLEEPEWANVHYEKPNFNDIIYYAAPKQKEKKASLDEVDPDILEIYEKLGIPLHEQKMLQNVAVDAVFDSVSVATTFKKRLSEAGVIFCSFSEAAQEHPELIKKYLGSVVPYTDNFYAALNSAVFTDGSFVFIPKGVKCPMELSTYFRINTQNTGQFERTLIVCEDGGHVSYLEGCTAPQFDTNQLHAAVVELVALDDAEIKYSTVQNWYAGDEEGKGGIYNFVTKRGLCAGRRSKISWTQVETGSAITWKYPSCILKGDESIGEFYSVALTNNMQQADTGTKMVHIGKNTRSTIISKGISAGRSQNSYRGLVKIAPGADGARNYSECDSMLIGDRCGAHTFPYIDVRNPTGKVEHEASTSRIGEDQIFYFQQRGIDMEDAISMIINGFCKDVFQELPMEFAVEAQALLGIKLEGSVG
- the sufC gene encoding Fe-S cluster assembly ATPase SufC; its protein translation is MLLQVKDLRATVGEETILKGVNLTVNPGEVHAIMGPNGSGKSTLTKVLAGHPSYEVSGGEVTFEGNDLFELEADERARAGLFLAFQYPVEVPGVSNAAFLRQAYNAKQIANGLDELDPLEFDDYVRERMKLVEMDPAFLNRSVNVGFSGGEKKRNEILQMAVLNPRVALLDETDSGLDIDALRVVANGINALSNEGNAVVLVTHYQRLLNYVQPDFVHVMAGGRLVKSGGKELALELEERGYDWILEEQGAA